A stretch of Mobula birostris isolate sMobBir1 chromosome 2, sMobBir1.hap1, whole genome shotgun sequence DNA encodes these proteins:
- the LOC140208753 gene encoding immunoglobulin lambda-1 light chain-like: MRSWIGVLAALVLCLHSTDAVATLMQVKSVSAAPGETVKINCIMSGDSIDNWFTSWYWKKPGSIPRLIWSEKNGRPSGISDRFQGSVKISERGMFLTIANVKSEDAADYYCYAARTFGKGTKLNVIIPRPPVVSVFRPSEEEIAKKSTVTLVCLVSGFHPETVDIEWTVDGSTRRNGVETGRVQQEPDNTFSANSYLTLPASDWSSQEQFSCVVKHETRATPLQATIARSGYT; this comes from the exons ATGAGATCGTGGATTGGAGTTCTCGCTGCACTGGTCCTTTGTCTTCATA GTACAGATGCTGTTGCTACGTTGATGCAGGTGAAATCTGTCTCGGCCGCACCGGGGGAAACCGTCAAGATCAACTGCATCATGTCTGGAGACAGCATCGATAATTGGTTCACCAGCTGGTATTGGAAGAAGCCCGGCAGTATTCCACGGCTGATCTGGTCTGAGAAAAACGGCAGACCCTCGGGAATTTCAGATCGATTTCAAGGTTCTGTAAAAATATCGGAACGCGGTATGTTTTTAACTATCGCGAACGTAAAATCCGAAGACGCTGCTGATTACTATTGTTATGCTGCACGCACCTTTGGTAAAGGAACGAAGCTCAATGTGATTA TTCCTCGACCTCCGGTTGTGTCCGTGTTCCGGCCTTCAGAGGAAGAAATCGCGAAAAAGAGCACCGTCACCCTGGTGTGTTTGGTGAGCGGCTTTCATCCAGAAACTGTGGACATCGAGTGGACGGTGGACGGCAGTACGAGAAGGAATGGTGTCGAGACTGGCCGGGTACAGCAGGAACCGGATAACACATTCAGTGCGAACAGCTACCTGACTCTGCCAGCCTCAGACTGGAGCTCACAAGAGCAATTCTCGTGTGTGGTGAAACACGAGACTCGTGCAACCCCGCTTCAGGCAACGATCGCGAGATCTGGTTATACTTAA